A single Oryza brachyantha chromosome 8, ObraRS2, whole genome shotgun sequence DNA region contains:
- the LOC121055173 gene encoding uncharacterized protein LOC121055173 gives MSGGRKPAVSGGGDEAEVEALLRAAQDAVLLKLQANSHLVSSSSSSPAAAAPNPPPSLDPSAADADPLDADLARRFEALRSRPPGDPKRPDAPAAGAGAGGMDELEARLAALKGAAGRPEKGDTRVRLEDLDGESEEEDEVDKVMRWAMDAARLDVATAGADRAPSATAAEGEQEEDDKSSSVSSGGDEEERMELERKRKETMSKNKPKSKWFFF, from the coding sequence ATGAGCGGTGGCCGGAAGCCGgccgtctccggcggcggcgacgaggcggaggtggaagCGCTCCTCCGGGCGGCGCAGGACGCGGTGCTGCTCAAGCTGCAGGCGAACTCCCACCtcgtctcgtcgtcgtcgtcatcccccgccgccgcagccccgaatcctcctccctcgctcgacccctccgccgccgacgcagaTCCCCTCGACGCCGACCTCGCACGCCGCTTCGAAGCGCTCAGGTCCCGCCCACCGGGTGACCCGAAGCGCCCAgacgcccccgccgccggcgccggtgcagGCGGGATGGACGAGCTGGAGGCGCGTCTGGCGGCGCTGAAaggggcggcggggcggccggAGAAGGGGGATACGAGGGTGAGGCTGGAGGATCTTGACGGggagtcggaggaggaggacgaggtggACAAGGTGATGCGCTGGGCGATGGACGCCGCGCGGCTCgacgtcgccaccgccggcgcagACAGGGCGCCGTCCgctacggcggcggagggagagCAAGAGGAGGATGACAAGAGCAGCAGCGTCAgtagcggcggcgacgaggaggagaggatggaattggagaggaagaggaaggagacgaTGAGCAAGAACAAGCCTAAGAGCAAGTGGTTCTTCTTTTGA
- the LOC102717272 gene encoding uncharacterized protein At1g01500-like, whose amino-acid sequence MDLPPPSPSPSPMDGGCCLEVRLFYVRLSPRGSAPPPRLTLALRPSSCGGGGGEEEEAALSLPLRLDRRDPASGEATYVCTASARLPPPSAAFEVADHRGVPLLRGSLRRSPDAKPDPPAWEIDCVPAAGAEAETSAFEVYVAGCCAGEPAVLTRALRLATTEEKAAGGLVSRRSPTSIAAGAEDDSGMTNGSIQHPEGWYSDDDDGQLTWFNAGVRVGVGIGLGVCVGVGIGVGLLMSSYQATARSLKRRFF is encoded by the exons atggacctcccgccgccgtcgccgtcgccgtcgccgatggACGGCGGCTGCTGCCTCGAGGTGCGCCTATTCTACGTCCGCCTCTCGCCGCGGGGAtccgccccgccgccccgccTCACGCTCGCGCTCCGCCCATCCAGCtgtgggggcggcggcggcgaggaggaggaggccgccctctccctccccctccgcctcgATCGCCGGGACCCCGCCTCGGGCGAGGCCACCTACGTCTGCACCGCCTCCGCGAGGCTgccccctccctccgccgccttcGAGGTCGCCGACCACCGCGGCGTCCCGCTGCTGCGCGGCTCTCTTCGGCGATCCCCTGATGCCAAGCCCGATCCCCCCGCCTGGGAGATCGACTGCGTCCCCGCAGCGGGGGCGGAGGCCGAGACCTCCGCCTTCGAGGTCTACGTCGCCGGATgctgcgccggcgagcccgccGTCCTCACGCGCGCCCTGCGGCTAGCCACCACGGAAGAAAAAGCTGCCGGCGGGTTGGTTAGCCGCCGATCACCGACTTCGATT GCTGCTGGTGCTGAAGATGACAGCGGTATGACCAATGGAAGTATACAACATCCTGAAGGTTGGTACTCCGATGATGACGACGGGCAACTCACATGGTTCAATGCGGGTGTTAGAGTTGGCGTTGGGATTGGTCTGGGAGTCTGTGTTGGTGTTGGTATAGGTGTTGGTCTCCTTATGAGCTCATACCAAGCAACAGCCAGAAGCTTGAAGCGGCGGTTCTTCTAA